From the genome of Spartobacteria bacterium:
GCTTCATGGTCATCATCCTTCAGTAGGGGCAATAGTACCGGAGTTGGTCCAGGGTCATGTACTCAACAAGGTCGTCATCGAGGTTGTCCAAGCGAATGTCTGAGGCTCCGTAGTCCGTGTCGTTGGCATGGTCCTGGCCGTAGGAGACAAGAATAAAGGAGGCGTTCTGGGATGTGCCGTTAACACTGACATGCCATTGTGTCTGGTAGGTCGTTGTGTTTGAGCAAAGGTCTGTACCCGTGAAGGTTGCCTTTTTGTACAAATACAGCGTTCCCCACACGTCCTGGCTTGGGCCTATGCCTTTTTCTGGAAAAATGCTTGAATTGGTGGGCAACTCCTTTTCATTTCTAAAATAGCCGACAATGCCGTGCTTGACGGACAGGATGG
Proteins encoded in this window:
- a CDS encoding type II secretion system protein codes for the protein PRRHPDQRIVLFRGITMRTSHGFSLIEMAIVLVILGIAITVVIPPIVTSIRHEKRQEGKDAILSVKHGIVGYFRNEKELPTNSSIFPEKGIGPSQDVWGTLYLYKKATFTGTDLCSNTTTYQTQWHVSVNGTSQNASFILVSYGQDHANDTDYGASDIRLDNLDDDLVEYMTLDQLRYYCPY